The Microlunatus antarcticus genome window below encodes:
- a CDS encoding DMT family transporter, protein MILAAVAAFAAAFSFALGSALQQRVAGSTTPDEESHGSFFVRIAGHPSWLVGLLLSAVAFALHAFALSRGDLALVQPIIVSGIVFAVVIRAALEHRFPPASTLVWLVITWAGLALFLAVRPPTADEAPKNGLGAALVGVGVLLALVGMLVASRTSTPQRRGAVLAGVSGVLFGLVAGLVKLVLARFGEGLGAVLGSWSLWALVVTGVWAVLLNQRAYQATRLSVTTPILNVAEVAVAIVFGLLVLGEDPGQSPSIIAGEVAGLALVIAGVIKLASADGPAQDAEPAPAAEVRARS, encoded by the coding sequence GTGATACTTGCCGCCGTGGCCGCGTTCGCGGCGGCGTTCTCCTTCGCCCTCGGATCCGCGCTGCAGCAGCGGGTCGCCGGCAGCACGACCCCCGACGAGGAGAGCCACGGCTCCTTCTTCGTCCGGATCGCCGGCCACCCGTCCTGGCTGGTGGGGCTGCTGCTGAGCGCGGTGGCCTTCGCCCTGCACGCCTTCGCGCTCAGCCGGGGCGACCTGGCGCTCGTGCAGCCGATCATCGTCAGCGGCATCGTCTTCGCCGTCGTCATCCGGGCGGCGCTGGAGCACCGGTTCCCGCCGGCCAGCACGCTGGTCTGGCTGGTGATCACCTGGGCCGGGCTCGCGCTCTTCCTGGCGGTGCGGCCGCCGACCGCGGACGAGGCGCCCAAGAACGGTCTCGGCGCCGCGCTCGTGGGCGTGGGCGTGCTCCTCGCCCTCGTCGGCATGCTCGTGGCGTCGCGGACCTCGACGCCCCAGCGCCGCGGCGCGGTCCTGGCCGGGGTGTCCGGCGTGCTGTTCGGGCTGGTCGCGGGGCTGGTCAAGCTGGTGCTGGCGCGCTTCGGCGAGGGCCTCGGGGCCGTCCTCGGGTCCTGGTCGCTCTGGGCCCTCGTGGTCACGGGGGTCTGGGCGGTGCTGCTCAACCAGCGGGCCTACCAGGCGACGCGGCTCTCGGTCACCACGCCGATCCTCAACGTCGCCGAGGTCGCCGTCGCCATCGTCTTCGGGCTGCTCGTGCTGGGCGAGGACCCCGGCCAGAGCCCGTCGATCATCGCCGGCGAGGTCGCGGGCCTGGCCCTCGTCATCGCCGGCGTCATCAAGCTGGCGTCGGCCGACGGCCCGGCGCAGGACGCCGAGCCGGCCCCGGCCGCCGAGGTGCGCGCCCGGAGCTGA
- a CDS encoding FUSC family protein, whose product MTPGRAAARRSGSPRTFGRDPSLLDPIAPDWVVRILAPKKADVPWGDMVRSGLTVPVVLALSLLLGQPGLGVFAGMGALVGSFGDNGGSFRARFRRVLMGGGAGLLGLVVGRAAAEQGVAAVVTIGVLAAVSALLSSLSANLSFAGLQLLVYIAVAGALPRDVGLHLIAVAYAAGIAWALLLSYAQTRFQPPGNPALAGEVTALHGLADELRRPLDGAGAEPAGGSDHVRRVALVRQLSTAYDEVVTARSTSAGRRDDLRRLASTLTATFELVTAVFALPAASDDLASVRAGAADLVDRLAGLVGQRRRREVRAQLAALEDEVARIGSAETDGSGGDADVQRLRDALLHVLRTVEGHPSVATGGDRRSWAGYLPGQKAWVFAARLAITMAVAETVRQLVPLEKPYWIVLTAALVLKPDLGSVFARGVQRTLGTLVGVLLGVAVVAVVPHGAWLLLPMAVLAFAFPYGRNLNYGLLSTFITPLVLLLIDFGARVDGRIALDRLLDTAIGAGIVLVVGYLCWPGTWRPRLGEHIAAGVEALGGYARVAFGADRSPVGPARRRTYGAMSDIRSELQSTLAEPPPLSRQAAAWWPLIAQLEKAADDLTEAAARARHPAERPPAADVAQLVAAFDDLAAALRGHRAPRDLAGPSSPLLADVSGDLRGARGIARGPIGA is encoded by the coding sequence GTGACCCCGGGACGTGCGGCCGCGCGGCGGTCGGGCTCGCCTCGGACCTTCGGGCGCGACCCGAGCCTGCTCGACCCGATCGCGCCCGACTGGGTGGTGCGGATCCTCGCGCCCAAGAAGGCCGACGTGCCCTGGGGCGACATGGTGCGCTCCGGCCTGACCGTGCCGGTCGTCCTGGCGCTGAGCCTGCTGCTCGGGCAGCCCGGGCTGGGGGTGTTCGCCGGCATGGGCGCGCTGGTCGGCTCGTTCGGCGACAACGGCGGCAGCTTCCGCGCCCGGTTCCGCCGGGTGCTGATGGGCGGGGGCGCGGGCCTGCTCGGGCTCGTGGTCGGGCGTGCGGCCGCCGAGCAGGGGGTCGCGGCCGTGGTGACCATCGGCGTCCTCGCCGCCGTGTCCGCCCTCCTCAGCTCGCTCAGCGCCAATCTCTCCTTCGCCGGGCTGCAGCTGCTCGTCTACATCGCGGTCGCCGGGGCGCTGCCACGCGACGTCGGGCTGCACCTCATCGCCGTCGCGTACGCCGCGGGGATCGCGTGGGCGCTCCTGCTGTCCTATGCGCAGACCCGTTTCCAGCCGCCGGGCAACCCGGCCCTGGCCGGCGAGGTGACGGCGCTGCACGGCCTGGCCGACGAGCTCCGCCGGCCGCTCGACGGTGCCGGGGCCGAGCCCGCGGGCGGGTCCGACCACGTCCGCCGCGTCGCCCTGGTCCGGCAGCTGTCCACCGCGTACGACGAGGTCGTGACCGCGCGGTCGACCTCGGCCGGGCGTCGTGACGACCTGCGCCGGCTGGCGTCCACGCTGACCGCGACGTTCGAGCTGGTGACGGCGGTGTTCGCCCTGCCCGCAGCGTCGGACGACCTCGCCTCCGTCCGAGCCGGTGCCGCCGACCTCGTCGACCGGCTCGCCGGGCTGGTCGGGCAGCGCCGACGCCGCGAGGTCCGGGCGCAGCTCGCCGCGCTCGAGGACGAGGTCGCCCGGATCGGGTCCGCCGAGACCGACGGGTCCGGCGGCGACGCCGACGTGCAGCGGCTCCGGGACGCGCTCCTCCACGTGCTGCGGACCGTCGAGGGCCATCCGTCCGTGGCGACGGGGGGTGACCGGCGGTCGTGGGCCGGCTACCTGCCCGGTCAGAAGGCGTGGGTCTTCGCCGCGCGGCTCGCGATCACGATGGCGGTCGCCGAGACGGTGCGCCAGCTCGTCCCGCTCGAGAAGCCCTACTGGATCGTGCTGACCGCCGCGCTCGTCCTCAAGCCCGACCTCGGCTCCGTCTTCGCCCGCGGCGTGCAGCGCACGCTCGGCACGCTGGTCGGGGTGCTGCTCGGCGTCGCGGTCGTCGCCGTCGTGCCCCACGGCGCCTGGCTGCTGCTGCCGATGGCGGTGCTGGCCTTCGCCTTCCCGTACGGGCGCAACCTCAACTACGGGCTGCTCTCGACCTTCATCACCCCGCTGGTGCTGCTGCTGATCGACTTCGGCGCGCGGGTCGACGGCCGGATCGCGCTCGACCGGCTGCTCGACACCGCCATCGGGGCGGGGATCGTCCTGGTCGTGGGCTACCTGTGCTGGCCGGGCACGTGGCGGCCCCGGCTGGGCGAGCACATCGCCGCCGGCGTCGAGGCCCTCGGCGGGTACGCACGCGTGGCGTTCGGCGCCGACCGGAGCCCGGTCGGGCCGGCGCGGCGGCGGACGTACGGGGCGATGTCGGACATCCGCTCCGAGCTGCAGAGCACGCTGGCCGAGCCGCCGCCGCTGTCGCGGCAGGCCGCCGCGTGGTGGCCGCTCATCGCCCAGCTGGAGAAGGCGGCGGACGACCTCACCGAGGCGGCCGCCCGTGCCCGCCACCCTGCGGAACGGCCGCCCGCGGCCGACGTCGCCCAGCTCGTGGCCGCCTTCGACGACCTGGCCGCCGCCCTGCGCGGCCACCGCGCGCCGCGGGACCTCGCCGGGCCGTCGTCGCCGCTGCTGGCCGACGTGAGCGGCGACCTGCGCGGTGCGCGCGGGATCGCCCGAGGACCCATCGGTGCCTGA
- a CDS encoding DUF6458 family protein, with amino-acid sequence MGLGTGIALLVVGGILAFGVKDSFDALDLTAIGYICMGAGVLAIILTLVLQQQRRSTSHVSVVERRNVDGGGPPVV; translated from the coding sequence ATGGGTCTCGGTACCGGCATCGCCCTGCTCGTCGTGGGCGGCATCCTCGCCTTCGGCGTCAAGGACTCGTTCGACGCCCTCGACCTCACCGCCATCGGCTACATCTGCATGGGCGCGGGCGTCCTGGCGATCATCCTCACCCTCGTGCTGCAGCAGCAGCGACGGAGCACCAGCCACGTCAGCGTGGTCGAGCGTCGCAACGTCGACGGTGGCGGGCCCCCCGTCGTCTGA
- a CDS encoding ABC transporter substrate-binding protein: protein MSYVHPRRGRALALGAGLAASALLLAACGGGGSGTTAGSSAGASGGTLVIGTTDKITSLDPAGSYDNGSFAVMNQVYPFLLNTPYGSPDVQPDIATSAEFTSPTEYTVKLKPGLKWANGHDLTSSDVKFTFDRDVKIADPNGPSSLLSNLDSVSAPDATTVVFKLKAANDQTFAQVLSSPAGPIVDEEVFSADAVTPDKTIVDGKAFAGQYTIASYDVNNLIQYKSYDGYQGLLGPAKTGTVNVKYYADASNMKLEVSNNSIDVALRSLSANDIADLRTNDKVKVIDGPGGEIRYMVFNFDTMPFGAKTSEADPAKSLAVRSAVADLVDRSALSDSVYKGTYTPLFSQVPKGLTGANEAFKELYGDGNGAPSVDKAKQTLADAGVSIPVDLKLQYNTDHYGPGSTDEYGLIKSQLEASGVFKVDLQSTEYVQYAKDRVKDSYPVYQLGWFPDYSDADNYLTPFFVKNNFVANHYDSPTVQKLIAEQQVETDKTKRTELIEQIQTTEAKDISTLPLLQGSQVAVVGSTVSGADQTLDASFKFRYAALSKS, encoded by the coding sequence ATGTCCTACGTCCACCCGCGCCGCGGGCGCGCCCTCGCGCTCGGCGCCGGCCTCGCCGCCTCGGCCCTGCTCCTCGCCGCCTGCGGTGGCGGGGGCAGCGGCACGACCGCCGGCAGCTCCGCCGGCGCCAGCGGCGGCACGCTCGTCATCGGCACGACCGACAAGATCACCTCGCTCGACCCGGCCGGCTCGTACGACAACGGCTCCTTCGCGGTGATGAACCAGGTCTACCCCTTCCTGCTCAACACCCCGTACGGCAGCCCCGACGTGCAGCCGGACATCGCCACCTCGGCCGAGTTCACCTCGCCGACGGAGTACACGGTCAAGCTCAAGCCGGGCCTGAAGTGGGCCAACGGACACGACCTCACCTCCTCGGACGTGAAGTTCACCTTCGACCGCGACGTCAAGATCGCCGACCCGAACGGGCCGTCGTCGCTGCTGTCGAACCTCGACAGCGTCAGCGCCCCGGACGCCACCACGGTGGTCTTCAAGCTCAAGGCGGCGAACGACCAGACCTTCGCCCAGGTCCTGTCCTCCCCGGCCGGCCCGATCGTCGACGAGGAGGTCTTCTCGGCCGACGCGGTCACCCCGGACAAGACGATCGTCGACGGCAAGGCCTTCGCCGGCCAGTACACGATCGCCAGCTATGACGTGAACAACCTGATCCAGTACAAGAGCTACGACGGCTACCAGGGGCTGCTCGGCCCGGCCAAGACCGGCACGGTGAACGTCAAGTACTACGCCGACGCGTCGAACATGAAGCTCGAGGTCAGCAACAACTCGATCGACGTCGCGCTCCGCAGCCTGTCGGCCAACGACATCGCCGACCTGCGGACGAACGACAAGGTCAAGGTGATCGACGGGCCCGGCGGCGAGATCCGCTACATGGTCTTCAACTTCGACACCATGCCGTTCGGCGCCAAGACCTCCGAGGCCGACCCGGCCAAGTCGCTGGCCGTCCGCTCCGCGGTCGCCGACCTCGTGGACCGCAGCGCGCTGTCCGACTCGGTCTACAAGGGCACCTACACGCCGCTCTTCTCGCAGGTCCCGAAGGGCCTCACCGGGGCGAACGAGGCGTTCAAGGAGCTCTACGGCGACGGCAACGGCGCCCCGAGCGTCGACAAGGCCAAGCAGACGCTCGCCGACGCCGGCGTCAGCATCCCGGTCGACCTCAAGCTGCAGTACAACACCGACCACTACGGTCCCGGCTCGACCGACGAGTACGGCCTGATCAAGAGCCAGCTCGAGGCCTCGGGCGTGTTCAAGGTCGACCTGCAGTCGACCGAGTACGTCCAGTACGCCAAGGACCGGGTCAAGGACTCCTACCCCGTCTACCAGCTCGGCTGGTTCCCGGACTACTCCGACGCCGACAACTACCTGACGCCGTTCTTCGTCAAGAACAACTTCGTGGCCAACCACTACGACAGCCCGACGGTGCAGAAGCTGATCGCCGAGCAGCAGGTCGAGACGGACAAGACCAAGCGCACGGAGCTGATCGAGCAGATCCAGACCACCGAGGCCAAGGACATCTCCACGCTGCCGCTGCTCCAGGGCTCGCAGGTCGCGGTCGTCGGCTCCACGGTGTCCGGCGCGGACCAGACGCTCGACGCGTCGTTCAAGTTCCGCTACGCGGCGCTGTCGAAGAGCTGA
- a CDS encoding LssY C-terminal domain-containing protein encodes MAGPPSSEPRTTGASGPERSRLLRRVDGLLFGFAGVAAVWLAYLLVRIGVRPGWSLLLLLPFWLLVTYLTLPRIHRILTLVYVPGYFIGRTRTSDGLLGDPVNLALRGSEAEVHAAMAAAGWTRADDLSLRTGLRIVASTLRRQSYAAAPVSPLNLFDRQQDFAYQQQVAGSPSKRHHVRFWRCPDGWFLPGGAAVDWVAAGTYDRSVGLSLFTLQVTHKIEADTDVERDFIVATVTRATPTVRVEVIRHFSSGFHARNGGGDRIETDGDLPVLEVGPSPDPPEAAAVGPTDSRDRRPVQTVFGGGVALVRCLLSLLAAVAVFVAPETLLRLSHAESDLPQLIADRVFGVVLAVVLVLFGLVELGLGLATLAGRNWARLWLMLSAVVTVVGAFVSNLTGSERITLLGLPATATSVLLLLALTSHRAREYAARDRRRGGRRAATPVRNVGG; translated from the coding sequence GTGGCGGGCCCCCCGTCGTCTGAGCCGCGGACGACCGGGGCCTCCGGGCCAGAGCGCTCGCGCCTGCTGCGCCGGGTCGACGGCCTGCTCTTCGGCTTCGCCGGCGTCGCCGCCGTCTGGCTCGCCTACCTGCTCGTCCGGATCGGCGTACGCCCCGGCTGGTCGCTGCTGCTCCTGCTGCCCTTCTGGCTGCTCGTCACCTACCTGACGCTGCCGCGGATCCACCGGATCCTCACGCTCGTCTACGTCCCCGGCTACTTCATCGGCCGGACGCGCACCAGCGACGGCCTGCTCGGCGACCCGGTCAACCTGGCGCTGCGCGGCAGCGAGGCCGAGGTCCACGCCGCCATGGCCGCGGCCGGCTGGACCCGCGCCGACGACCTCTCGCTGCGGACCGGCCTGCGGATCGTGGCGTCGACGCTGCGCCGGCAGAGCTACGCGGCCGCCCCGGTGAGCCCGTTGAACCTCTTCGACCGGCAGCAGGACTTCGCCTACCAGCAGCAGGTGGCCGGCAGCCCGTCGAAGCGGCACCACGTCCGCTTCTGGCGGTGCCCCGACGGGTGGTTCCTGCCCGGGGGCGCGGCCGTCGACTGGGTCGCGGCCGGGACGTACGACCGCAGCGTCGGGCTGTCGCTCTTCACCCTGCAGGTCACGCACAAGATCGAGGCGGACACCGACGTCGAGCGCGACTTCATCGTCGCCACCGTCACCCGCGCGACGCCGACGGTCCGGGTCGAGGTGATCCGGCACTTCTCGTCGGGCTTCCACGCCCGCAACGGGGGCGGAGACCGGATCGAGACCGACGGCGACCTGCCGGTCCTGGAGGTCGGCCCCTCCCCCGACCCGCCCGAGGCCGCCGCCGTCGGTCCGACCGACAGCCGCGACCGACGTCCCGTGCAGACCGTGTTCGGCGGCGGCGTCGCGCTCGTCCGCTGCCTGCTGTCGCTGCTCGCCGCGGTGGCGGTGTTCGTCGCGCCGGAGACGCTGCTCCGGCTCAGCCACGCCGAGTCGGACCTGCCCCAGCTGATCGCCGACCGCGTCTTCGGCGTCGTCCTGGCCGTGGTCCTGGTGCTCTTCGGGCTGGTCGAGCTCGGGCTCGGGCTGGCCACGCTCGCCGGGCGCAACTGGGCGCGGCTGTGGCTGATGCTCTCCGCGGTCGTGACGGTCGTCGGCGCCTTCGTGTCGAACCTGACCGGCTCGGAGCGGATCACGCTGCTCGGCCTCCCGGCCACGGCGACCTCGGTCCTGCTGCTCCTGGCGCTGACCAGCCACCGGGCGCGGGAGTACGCGGCCCGCGACCGACGCCGAGGTGGCCGCCGCGCGGCGACGCCGGTCAGGAACGTCGGCGGCTGA
- a CDS encoding DUF1684 domain-containing protein: MTGRTELELADWRRRVAQLYAAVRAEAEPAVGHALWRAGRDALFREHPQSALRADDPLRETGLPFWPYDPDLRFELPLGPVPEGTRTLELPSGETGSTLLRAVGVLELPDPVGGSLTVWWLEQYAGGLFLPMRDGTAGGDPATSSYGGGRYLLDTAKGADLGAVGDRMVIDLNFLYHPSCRYDDAWLCPLAPPENSVTARVEAGERMA, translated from the coding sequence ATGACCGGACGTACGGAGCTCGAGCTCGCCGACTGGCGGCGGCGGGTGGCCCAGCTCTACGCCGCCGTCCGCGCGGAGGCGGAGCCGGCCGTGGGCCACGCCCTGTGGCGCGCCGGCCGGGACGCGCTGTTCCGCGAGCACCCGCAGAGCGCGCTGCGCGCCGACGACCCGCTGCGCGAGACGGGGCTGCCGTTCTGGCCGTACGACCCGGACCTGCGCTTCGAGCTGCCGCTCGGGCCGGTCCCGGAGGGCACGCGGACCCTGGAGCTGCCCAGCGGCGAGACGGGCAGCACGCTGCTGCGCGCGGTCGGCGTGCTCGAGCTGCCCGACCCGGTCGGCGGGAGCCTCACCGTCTGGTGGCTGGAGCAGTACGCGGGCGGGCTGTTCCTCCCGATGCGCGACGGCACGGCCGGCGGCGACCCGGCCACCTCCAGCTACGGCGGCGGGCGCTACCTCCTCGACACGGCCAAGGGCGCCGACCTCGGGGCGGTGGGGGACCGGATGGTGATCGACCTCAACTTCCTCTACCACCCGTCCTGCCGCTACGACGACGCCTGGCTCTGCCCGCTCGCGCCGCCCGAGAACTCCGTCACCGCCCGCGTCGAGGCCGGCGAGCGGATGGCCTGA
- a CDS encoding ABC transporter ATP-binding protein, with product MSLHDAARQSEHDTGGPVVDIRDLEVSFASDRGSVKAVDGVSLQVAPGEVLAVVGESGSGKTVTAKSILGLLPASATASGMVLLGSKRGHAATDVVAVPKSRLRELRGTDVAMVFQEPSAALNPVYTVGWQIAEGLRAHTSISRGDARAKAIDVLRRVGIPDPEERVDYYPHQFSGGQKQRVVIAMALVLDPGLIVADEPTTALDVTVQAEILDLLRRCRDDFGTSILLITHNLGVVADLADRVAVMYAGKVVEQATTAELFAHPQQEYTRTLLAAVPFVGQGRERAAVRASAREATAQDAGTEPETVVEADGLRITYPGRLGRAGFTAVDGVSFRLRSGEVLGLVGESGSGKTTIGRAIAGLTKVTGGSLRVLGQEMRGVKERTFRPLRGDIGFVFQDPASSFNPLLTIADCVAEPLVVHGRATDPRAARARVDELLEAVQLPRAYGDRYPHELSGGQRQRASLARALALDPKLLIADEPTSALDVSVQARVLELFSELQARLGFASLFISHDLAVVDLLADRIAVLYHGELVEEGTGEQVLGAPQHPYTQRLLASLPVPDPAAQADRRHELARLKADETTSQR from the coding sequence ATGAGCCTGCACGACGCCGCACGTCAGTCCGAGCACGACACCGGCGGGCCGGTGGTGGACATCCGCGACCTCGAGGTCTCGTTCGCCAGCGACCGCGGGTCGGTCAAGGCGGTCGACGGGGTCAGCCTCCAGGTCGCGCCTGGCGAGGTCCTCGCCGTCGTCGGCGAGTCCGGCAGCGGCAAGACCGTGACGGCCAAGAGCATCCTCGGCCTGCTGCCGGCCAGCGCCACCGCCTCGGGCATGGTGCTGCTCGGGTCGAAGCGCGGGCACGCGGCGACCGACGTCGTCGCGGTGCCGAAGTCGCGCCTGCGCGAGCTGCGCGGGACCGACGTGGCGATGGTGTTCCAGGAGCCGTCCGCCGCGCTCAACCCCGTCTACACGGTGGGCTGGCAGATCGCCGAGGGCCTGCGCGCCCACACCTCGATCAGCCGCGGCGACGCGCGGGCCAAGGCGATCGACGTCCTGCGCCGGGTCGGCATCCCCGACCCCGAGGAGCGCGTCGACTACTACCCCCACCAGTTCTCGGGGGGCCAGAAGCAGCGGGTCGTCATCGCGATGGCGCTCGTGCTCGACCCCGGGCTGATCGTCGCCGACGAGCCGACCACCGCGCTCGACGTCACCGTGCAGGCCGAGATCCTGGACCTGCTGCGGCGTTGCCGGGACGACTTCGGCACGTCGATCCTGCTGATCACGCACAACCTCGGCGTGGTCGCGGACCTCGCCGACCGGGTCGCGGTGATGTACGCCGGGAAGGTCGTCGAGCAGGCGACCACCGCGGAGCTCTTCGCGCACCCGCAGCAGGAGTACACCCGGACGCTCCTCGCCGCCGTCCCGTTCGTGGGGCAGGGCCGCGAGCGGGCCGCCGTACGCGCCTCCGCCCGCGAGGCCACCGCGCAGGACGCGGGCACCGAGCCGGAGACGGTGGTCGAGGCCGACGGCCTGCGCATCACCTACCCCGGCCGGCTGGGCCGCGCCGGCTTCACCGCCGTCGACGGGGTCTCGTTCCGGCTGCGGTCGGGCGAGGTGCTCGGCCTGGTGGGGGAGAGCGGGTCGGGCAAGACCACCATCGGGCGCGCCATCGCCGGGCTGACCAAGGTCACCGGCGGGTCGCTGCGTGTGCTGGGGCAGGAGATGCGCGGGGTCAAGGAGCGCACGTTCCGCCCGCTGCGCGGCGACATCGGCTTCGTGTTCCAGGACCCGGCCTCGAGCTTCAACCCGCTGCTCACGATCGCCGACTGCGTCGCCGAGCCGCTGGTCGTGCACGGGCGAGCAACCGACCCGCGGGCCGCGCGGGCCCGCGTCGACGAGCTGCTCGAGGCGGTGCAGCTGCCGCGCGCGTACGGCGACCGCTACCCCCACGAGCTGAGCGGTGGTCAGCGCCAGCGGGCGAGCCTCGCCCGGGCGCTGGCGCTCGACCCGAAGCTGCTGATCGCCGACGAGCCGACCTCGGCCCTCGACGTCTCGGTGCAGGCACGGGTGCTGGAGCTGTTCTCCGAGCTGCAGGCCCGGTTGGGCTTCGCCTCGCTCTTCATCAGCCACGACCTCGCGGTCGTCGACCTGCTGGCCGACCGCATCGCCGTGCTCTACCACGGCGAGCTGGTCGAGGAGGGCACCGGCGAGCAGGTGCTCGGCGCTCCGCAGCACCCGTACACGCAGCGGCTGCTCGCCTCCCTGCCCGTGCCGGACCCGGCCGCGCAGGCCGACCGCCGCCACGAGCTCGCCCGGCTCAAGGCGGACGAGACCACGTCGCAGCGCTGA
- a CDS encoding ABC transporter permease, protein MTTSTSTPPAGAAPASHATLSGRRRTWRDLPVVHQLRQSVGVQRGMLVAGLVLTAVFVLVAVLAPLIAPYRWAQREADGQAFDTLQPPGGDHLLGTTQGGYDVLSRVVWGAQTALETMVVAVVLSIFVGVALGLVSGYVGGWLDRVLVVVGDAIYAFPTLLLAIVVSIAISGGQSSKWGGILAAAFSITVVYIPQYFRVIRSETVRIKAEAYVESAKVVGASTGRIMFRHVLRNATRTLPLIFTLNASEALLTLAGLGFLGFGIEPNSAAEWGYDLNRAISDVTSGVWWTGLFPGLAIVLFVLGVTLVGESLNDLADPRLRGRRRVTAAGGTVAATSVVPGGTLDSAAGLETPGGAAYDRVDGGEDR, encoded by the coding sequence ATGACCACCTCGACCTCCACCCCGCCCGCCGGTGCGGCGCCCGCGAGCCACGCCACGCTGTCCGGCCGCCGTCGTACCTGGCGGGACCTCCCGGTGGTGCACCAGCTGCGCCAGAGCGTGGGCGTCCAGCGCGGGATGCTCGTCGCCGGCCTGGTGCTCACGGCCGTCTTCGTCCTCGTCGCCGTCCTCGCCCCGCTGATCGCCCCGTACCGCTGGGCGCAGCGGGAGGCCGACGGCCAGGCGTTCGACACCCTGCAGCCGCCGGGCGGCGACCACCTGCTCGGCACGACCCAGGGCGGGTACGACGTGCTCTCCCGGGTGGTCTGGGGCGCCCAGACCGCGCTCGAGACGATGGTCGTCGCCGTCGTGCTGTCGATCTTCGTCGGCGTCGCGCTGGGTCTGGTCTCCGGCTACGTCGGCGGCTGGCTGGACCGCGTCCTCGTCGTCGTGGGCGACGCGATCTACGCCTTCCCGACCCTGCTGCTGGCGATCGTCGTCTCCATCGCCATCTCCGGCGGGCAGTCGAGCAAGTGGGGCGGCATCCTCGCCGCCGCCTTCTCGATCACCGTGGTCTACATCCCGCAGTACTTCCGCGTGATCCGGTCCGAGACCGTCCGGATCAAGGCCGAGGCGTACGTCGAGTCGGCCAAGGTCGTCGGTGCGTCGACCGGGCGGATCATGTTCCGCCACGTGCTGCGCAACGCCACCCGCACGCTGCCGCTGATCTTCACGCTGAACGCGAGCGAGGCCCTGCTGACGCTGGCCGGGCTGGGCTTCCTCGGCTTCGGCATCGAGCCCAACTCGGCCGCCGAGTGGGGCTACGACCTCAACCGCGCCATCTCCGACGTCACGAGCGGCGTGTGGTGGACCGGGCTCTTCCCGGGGCTCGCGATCGTGCTCTTCGTCCTCGGCGTCACGCTGGTCGGCGAGAGCCTGAACGACCTCGCCGACCCCCGCCTGCGGGGACGTCGCCGGGTGACGGCGGCCGGCGGGACCGTGGCCGCGACGTCCGTCGTGCCCGGCGGGACGCTCGACTCGGCGGCCGGCCTGGAGACCCCGGGCGGGGCCGCGTACGACCGGGTCGACGGAGGGGAGGACCGATGA
- a CDS encoding ABC transporter permease: protein MTVLDTGDAGVAAVAPTGRTRGGGGLGRYLVIRFLLIIPTVFILVTLVFLLMRTTGDPITAAQGGRLPPEQLAERIHAAGYDRPLLVQYGDYLGGLLRGDFGTTLSDNRPVTEVLVTYGTATLELAVYALIVAFVVGIPLGMVAAYLRDRFGDALLRVFAILCYATPVFFAGLLLKLVFAIKLGVLPVSGRASTGTELNLQLLEGKTGIYLIDAIRLGDPAAVVDVLQHAVLPAVALGLLTAGIFLRLVRTNVIGTLGTEYVDAARSRGVSEYRLVRKHAYRPALIPIITVIGLQIALLLGGAVLTETTFEWKGLGFQLAQYLTARDFVAVQGIVALLAVIVAVTNFVVDVLAALIDPRVRY from the coding sequence TTGACCGTCCTCGACACGGGGGACGCAGGAGTCGCGGCCGTCGCTCCCACGGGCAGGACCCGTGGGGGCGGCGGCCTCGGGCGCTACCTCGTCATCCGCTTCCTGCTGATCATCCCCACGGTGTTCATCCTCGTGACGCTGGTGTTCCTGCTGATGCGGACCACCGGCGACCCGATCACAGCGGCCCAGGGCGGGCGGCTGCCCCCCGAGCAGCTGGCCGAGCGGATCCACGCGGCCGGCTACGACCGCCCGCTGCTCGTGCAGTACGGCGACTACCTGGGCGGTCTGCTGCGCGGCGACTTCGGCACCACGCTCAGCGACAACCGGCCCGTGACCGAGGTGCTCGTCACGTACGGCACCGCGACGCTCGAGCTGGCGGTGTACGCGCTGATCGTCGCGTTCGTCGTCGGCATCCCGCTCGGCATGGTCGCGGCCTACCTGCGCGACCGCTTCGGCGACGCGCTCCTGCGCGTGTTCGCGATCCTCTGCTACGCCACCCCGGTGTTCTTCGCCGGGCTGCTGCTCAAGCTGGTCTTCGCGATCAAGCTCGGGGTGCTGCCCGTCTCGGGCCGCGCGAGCACGGGGACCGAGCTCAACCTCCAGCTGCTGGAGGGCAAGACCGGCATCTACCTGATCGACGCGATCCGGCTAGGCGACCCGGCGGCGGTGGTCGACGTCCTGCAGCACGCGGTGCTCCCGGCCGTGGCGCTGGGCCTGCTGACCGCGGGCATCTTCCTGCGGCTCGTCCGCACCAACGTGATCGGCACGCTCGGCACCGAGTACGTCGACGCGGCCCGGTCGCGCGGGGTCAGCGAGTACCGGCTCGTGCGCAAGCACGCCTACCGCCCCGCGCTGATCCCGATCATCACCGTCATCGGCCTCCAGATCGCGCTGCTCCTGGGCGGTGCGGTGCTGACCGAGACGACCTTCGAGTGGAAGGGCCTCGGCTTCCAGCTGGCGCAGTACCTGACCGCGCGCGACTTCGTCGCCGTCCAGGGCATCGTCGCGCTGCTGGCGGTGATCGTCGCGGTCACCAACTTCGTCGTCGACGTCCTGGCCGCCCTCATCGACCCACGGGTGCGCTACTGA